From a single Sphingobium lignivorans genomic region:
- a CDS encoding N-6 DNA methylase translates to MIELIERLLQRESQRTEADIQADIRQFILMAPFDLNDNQVVNLESPVGDRRRIDIEVGSTVIEVKRDLRRGRVRIDAAEQLAGYVAARREQTGQRYIGVLTDGIDWTCYDLVDGSTLRPVAQFTLQSTADLDRLVVWVEGVLATTHAITPTSTAIVTRLGAGSSAYALDRATLGALYARNRDLPTVRMKRELWSRLLTSALGTQFEDTDDLFIEHTLLVNSAEIIAHAVLGLSVQSIPPAALLSGQRFDEAGIYGVVEPDFFDWVVEVDQGEVFIRTLARRLARFDWSNVEQDVLKVLYESIIGADTRKRLGEYYTPDWLAQAVVSETLRAPLSTRVLDPACGSGTFLFHAIRTYIAAAEAAGNSLPELLAGVTQNVIGMDLHPVAVTLARVTYLLALGRARIVDPNRCTIQIPVYLGDSLQWREQNTDLWSAGNLVIQADDSRELFTSDLRFPSTLLDDAGRFDQLVNDLARRASSRNPGAPVPSLSATFQRLGIAQEDRATIEATFRTMCRLHDEGRDHIWGYYVRNLARPMWLSREGNKVDLIIGNPPWLALRFMTPGMQTTFRNMSTARGLWAGAELATQQDLAGLFVVRSCELYLRRNGRFAMVLPNAALDRPNYDGFRTGAYGDGAGGLQIAFQPSWDLRRLRPHFFPRAACVIFGERAEEAVPMPLEASIWRGQIVDRSAPWDEISALLERTEGSVRRLAGACRSPYHAMFTQGAVLLPRLAFMVERQQANPLGLPAGSAAVISHRSNNEKKPWKQLDSLTGIVETDFLRPVHTGETLLPFRMLDALEGVLPCNQQGLLSEPEGIDMFPGLSRWWSQANDLWLEHRSSEKLTLMEQLDYQSKMTKQLPVAALRVVYNRSGMHVVGAKLEDRRAILTSGLYWMPAFSVAEADYLCALLNAPHTTELVRPLMSYGKDERDIAKHIWELPVPRFDTANETHVRLAALGAQLEQTVQAIECNEARHFAALRRDIRRIIETTDEGIEANELALELLG, encoded by the coding sequence TTGATTGAACTGATTGAACGCCTACTTCAGCGGGAGAGCCAGCGAACGGAAGCCGACATTCAGGCCGACATTCGGCAGTTCATACTAATGGCACCCTTTGACCTTAATGATAATCAGGTCGTAAACTTGGAGTCACCGGTAGGGGACCGCCGCCGCATTGACATCGAGGTTGGTTCGACTGTCATCGAGGTCAAGCGCGACTTGCGACGAGGCAGGGTGAGGATAGACGCAGCGGAGCAATTGGCTGGTTACGTGGCCGCGCGCCGCGAGCAGACTGGTCAGCGTTACATTGGAGTTCTCACTGACGGTATCGACTGGACGTGTTACGATCTAGTGGACGGTTCTACCCTTCGACCGGTTGCACAATTCACTCTGCAATCCACAGCCGACCTTGATCGGCTCGTTGTGTGGGTCGAGGGCGTACTCGCCACGACCCACGCCATCACCCCCACGTCCACAGCTATAGTGACGCGCCTAGGAGCGGGCAGCAGCGCATATGCCTTGGACCGGGCCACGTTGGGTGCTCTCTATGCCCGGAATCGTGACTTGCCCACGGTTCGGATGAAGCGAGAACTTTGGTCTCGGCTGCTAACTTCGGCTCTGGGAACTCAATTCGAAGACACCGACGACCTATTCATCGAGCACACGCTCCTCGTAAACTCAGCTGAGATCATCGCCCACGCCGTCTTGGGCCTTTCGGTCCAGTCGATCCCGCCGGCTGCTCTCTTGTCTGGGCAGCGCTTCGACGAGGCGGGAATCTATGGCGTCGTTGAGCCTGACTTTTTCGATTGGGTCGTCGAGGTAGATCAAGGTGAGGTTTTCATTCGGACCTTGGCGCGGCGGCTTGCTCGCTTCGATTGGAGCAACGTCGAGCAAGACGTGCTGAAAGTACTTTATGAAAGTATCATCGGGGCGGATACGAGAAAGCGGCTGGGGGAATATTACACCCCGGACTGGCTTGCTCAGGCCGTCGTTTCCGAAACCTTGCGCGCGCCTCTCTCCACTCGCGTGCTTGACCCGGCCTGCGGTTCGGGCACCTTCCTATTCCACGCAATTCGAACTTACATCGCCGCAGCGGAAGCGGCCGGGAATTCGCTTCCCGAACTACTTGCGGGGGTAACGCAGAATGTAATCGGGATGGACCTTCATCCGGTAGCCGTGACCTTAGCACGCGTTACCTATCTCCTGGCTCTCGGGCGCGCTCGGATTGTCGATCCGAACCGCTGCACCATTCAGATCCCGGTTTATCTTGGCGACTCGCTCCAATGGCGCGAACAGAACACGGACCTTTGGTCTGCGGGAAATCTCGTTATTCAAGCGGATGATTCTCGGGAGCTATTCACGTCCGACCTTCGCTTCCCATCCACTTTACTTGACGATGCGGGTAGATTTGACCAACTGGTCAACGACTTGGCCCGCCGTGCCTCGTCGCGTAATCCGGGTGCACCAGTCCCATCGTTATCCGCGACATTTCAGAGACTAGGCATCGCTCAGGAAGACCGCGCAACAATCGAAGCGACCTTCCGAACTATGTGTCGACTCCACGATGAGGGCCGCGACCATATTTGGGGCTACTATGTTCGAAATCTAGCTCGCCCGATGTGGCTCTCCCGTGAAGGGAACAAAGTCGATCTGATTATCGGCAATCCGCCTTGGCTCGCACTGCGGTTTATGACACCCGGAATGCAGACCACTTTCCGCAACATGAGTACGGCGCGCGGACTCTGGGCTGGAGCCGAGTTGGCGACTCAGCAAGACCTTGCGGGGCTATTCGTCGTGCGTTCGTGCGAACTCTATCTTCGCCGCAATGGGCGATTTGCGATGGTGTTGCCCAACGCCGCACTCGACCGACCAAATTACGATGGTTTTCGGACCGGGGCCTATGGCGACGGTGCAGGCGGTTTGCAGATTGCGTTCCAACCAAGCTGGGATTTGCGTCGCCTCCGTCCGCACTTCTTTCCCCGAGCAGCTTGTGTAATATTCGGCGAGCGAGCGGAAGAAGCGGTTCCGATGCCCCTAGAGGCGTCGATCTGGAGGGGCCAGATCGTTGACCGTTCCGCACCCTGGGATGAGATTTCCGCCTTGCTGGAGCGCACGGAAGGAAGTGTCCGGCGATTGGCGGGGGCATGTCGGTCTCCTTACCACGCGATGTTCACGCAGGGTGCCGTTCTCCTCCCACGTTTGGCGTTTATGGTCGAACGCCAGCAGGCCAACCCGCTAGGCTTACCCGCCGGAAGCGCAGCCGTCATCTCACACCGTAGCAACAATGAGAAGAAGCCCTGGAAGCAGCTAGATAGCTTGACGGGCATCGTCGAAACCGACTTCCTCCGACCGGTTCATACCGGTGAAACGTTGTTGCCATTTCGCATGTTGGACGCGCTCGAGGGCGTATTGCCATGCAATCAGCAAGGATTGCTAAGCGAGCCAGAGGGCATCGACATGTTCCCCGGATTAAGCCGGTGGTGGTCGCAAGCGAACGACCTATGGCTAGAACATCGTTCGAGCGAAAAGCTCACGTTGATGGAACAGTTGGATTACCAATCCAAGATGACCAAACAACTCCCGGTCGCCGCGCTGCGGGTCGTGTACAACCGCAGCGGTATGCACGTCGTCGGCGCGAAATTAGAGGATCGTCGCGCCATCTTAACTAGTGGCCTCTACTGGATGCCGGCCTTTTCCGTCGCTGAGGCAGACTATCTATGCGCATTACTCAATGCCCCTCATACGACCGAACTAGTCAGGCCCCTTATGTCGTACGGCAAGGACGAGCGCGATATAGCAAAGCACATCTGGGAGTTGCCAGTTCCGCGCTTTGATACTGCCAACGAAACACATGTCCGGCTGGCGGCCTTAGGTGCGCAGTTGGAGCAAACGGTCCAAGCTATCGAATGTAATGAGGCTCGTCATTTTGCTGCATTGCGGCGCGATATCCGCCGTATCATTGAGACGACAGATGAGGGCATTGAGGCAAACGAGTTGGCCCTGGAATTACTCGGTTAA
- a CDS encoding Rieske 2Fe-2S domain-containing protein: MYPFTPGSYAPRNGWYVAAFCREIGEALLSRWILNQPVVLYRKADGTAVAVDGRCPHRHYPLGESKRVGDAIQCGYHGITFGSDGKCTFVPSQKTIPGVYAIKAYPLVERGLWAWIWPGDPDQADEALIPTLDEIGFNIPGMIPDAFYSMHVKGRYQLLNDNLLDLSHLGYLHATSIGTPDDAATPEVRDLNERRLSSRRFMRNTPMPPYHDRSVYDGPVDRISGMDFYFPGFHAGIGESRIPEDRPQGGRLLHTSRVWHAVTPATKTSCNYFFGMSAPSRDRLEDAKIRLEPVLAEDSFATEEIEKIISTMDALPPELMLKSDVTAVQGRRILQAMMDRERAQDPAGAASERRREDEPV, from the coding sequence ATGTACCCCTTCACGCCCGGAAGCTACGCGCCGCGCAACGGCTGGTATGTCGCGGCCTTCTGCCGCGAGATCGGCGAGGCGCTGCTCAGCCGCTGGATCCTCAACCAGCCGGTCGTGCTCTATCGCAAGGCGGACGGGACGGCCGTGGCGGTGGACGGGCGCTGCCCGCACCGGCACTATCCGCTGGGCGAAAGCAAGCGGGTGGGCGACGCCATCCAGTGCGGCTATCACGGCATCACCTTCGGCTCGGACGGCAAATGCACCTTCGTGCCGAGCCAGAAGACGATCCCCGGCGTCTATGCAATCAAGGCCTATCCGCTCGTCGAGCGGGGCCTGTGGGCCTGGATCTGGCCGGGCGACCCGGACCAGGCGGACGAGGCGCTGATCCCGACGCTCGACGAGATCGGCTTCAACATCCCCGGCATGATCCCCGACGCTTTCTATTCGATGCACGTCAAGGGCCGCTACCAGCTGCTCAACGACAATCTGCTGGACCTCTCGCACCTGGGCTATCTGCACGCGACCTCGATCGGGACGCCGGACGATGCGGCGACCCCGGAAGTGCGCGACCTCAACGAACGGCGCCTCTCCAGCCGCCGCTTCATGCGCAACACGCCGATGCCGCCCTATCACGACCGCAGCGTGTATGACGGCCCCGTCGACCGGATCTCGGGCATGGACTTCTACTTCCCGGGCTTCCACGCCGGGATCGGCGAATCGCGCATTCCGGAAGACCGGCCGCAGGGCGGGCGACTGCTGCACACCAGCCGCGTGTGGCACGCCGTGACGCCGGCGACGAAGACGAGCTGCAACTATTTCTTCGGCATGAGCGCCCCTTCGCGCGACCGGCTGGAGGACGCTAAGATCCGGCTGGAGCCGGTGCTCGCCGAGGACAGTTTCGCGACCGAGGAAATCGAGAAGATCATCAGCACCATGGACGCGCTGCCGCCCGAACTGATGCTCAAGAGCGACGTGACAGCGGTGCAGGGCCGCCGTATCCTCCAGGCGATGATGGACCGGGAACGGGCGCAGGACCCGGCCGGTGCCGCATCGGAGAGGAGACGAGAGGATGAACCGGTTTGA
- a CDS encoding TetR/AcrR family transcriptional regulator, producing MSFSKLDRDMIVAEAVALLREEGLGAVSLRRVAARLGVSVSSLYWHVPDKGTLHGLMSASIFRACLDAIPPAGDWRGWLHGFGLALWDAQIAIPDARQLIIVARPQAGLAEASLARILDALEQLGLPAPHALVAQRSVQALVTGWTTLRSVRPDAVAADRDSFVIALDVLIDGWATRVAAEVA from the coding sequence ATGTCTTTCTCCAAACTCGACCGGGACATGATCGTGGCGGAGGCCGTCGCGCTGCTTCGGGAGGAGGGGCTTGGCGCGGTGAGCCTGCGCCGGGTCGCCGCGCGGCTGGGCGTCAGCGTCTCCTCGCTGTACTGGCACGTGCCGGACAAGGGCACGCTCCACGGGCTGATGTCCGCGTCCATCTTCCGCGCCTGCCTGGATGCCATTCCACCCGCCGGGGACTGGCGCGGCTGGCTCCATGGCTTCGGCCTCGCCTTGTGGGACGCGCAGATCGCGATTCCCGATGCGCGCCAGCTCATCATCGTCGCGCGCCCGCAGGCGGGCCTTGCCGAGGCTTCGCTGGCGCGAATCCTGGACGCGCTGGAGCAGCTCGGCCTGCCGGCGCCGCATGCGCTTGTCGCGCAGCGCTCGGTGCAGGCGCTGGTCACGGGCTGGACGACCTTGCGCTCGGTGCGCCCCGATGCCGTGGCGGCCGATCGCGACAGTTTCGTCATCGCGCTCGATGTGCTGATCGACGGCTGGGCGACACGGGTGGCGGCGGAAGTCGCCTGA
- a CDS encoding 2-phosphosulfolactate phosphatase, protein MTVHCEWGLHGIETLRDAVGVIVIVDVLSFSTAVDVATARGALVCPHDLGIADGGAPGPREAEPPAGSVIAQPRGAPGGGFSLSPVSLSDIAPATRLILPSPNGGRLSLACGDRPVFTGCLRNATALAESVRAFAAGRDIAVIPAGERWPDGSLRPAIEDWLGAGAIIAGLGPALSAEAETACMAWHAARADVARLVHASASGRELIAAGHGGDVEMAVDIDASDGAPLLVDGAYRQ, encoded by the coding sequence ATGACCGTCCATTGCGAATGGGGCCTGCACGGCATCGAGACACTGCGCGACGCGGTCGGCGTGATCGTGATCGTGGATGTGCTGTCCTTCTCCACCGCCGTGGACGTGGCGACGGCACGCGGAGCGCTGGTCTGTCCGCATGACCTCGGAATTGCGGACGGCGGCGCACCGGGCCCCCGGGAGGCTGAGCCCCCGGCCGGAAGCGTGATCGCGCAGCCGCGCGGGGCGCCCGGCGGCGGCTTCTCCCTCTCCCCGGTCAGCCTGTCGGACATCGCGCCGGCCACGCGGCTCATCCTCCCCTCCCCCAATGGCGGGCGCCTCTCGCTGGCCTGCGGCGACCGGCCGGTGTTCACCGGCTGCCTGCGCAATGCCACAGCGCTCGCGGAGTCGGTGCGCGCCTTCGCGGCCGGGCGCGACATCGCGGTGATTCCCGCCGGGGAGCGCTGGCCGGACGGATCGCTGCGCCCGGCGATCGAGGACTGGCTGGGCGCGGGCGCGATCATCGCCGGGCTCGGCCCCGCCCTCTCCGCCGAAGCGGAGACCGCCTGCATGGCCTGGCACGCGGCCCGGGCGGACGTGGCGCGGCTCGTGCACGCATCCGCCTCCGGCCGGGAGCTGATCGCGGCCGGCCATGGCGGCGACGTGGAGATGGCGGTGGACATCGATGCAAGCGACGGCGCGCCGCTGCTGGTGGACGGGGCCTACCGGCAATAG
- the ykgO gene encoding type B 50S ribosomal protein L36 — protein sequence MKIRNSLKSLKDRHRDNRVIRRRGRTYVINKTQRRFKARQG from the coding sequence ATGAAGATCCGCAATTCACTCAAGTCGCTCAAGGACCGCCACCGGGACAACCGCGTGATCCGTCGTCGCGGGCGCACCTATGTCATCAACAAGACGCAGCGTCGCTTCAAGGCCCGCCAGGGCTGA
- a CDS encoding YqaA family protein — MLHRLYEWTLAKAAHRHAEWWLIVVSFLESSIFPIPPHPLLGLMCLARPARALRYGIICTLASVAGGLLGYAIGFFLFEALGQSLLATLGLTESFPKAACYLRDYGAEIILVKGATPIPFKLITITAGFIGLPLFTFLWASVASRAMQFVLVGALFWKFGAPIKVYLERYLGWITAAFAVLLVGGVLLAGVLGGGSGATNDKCGNATMEQIIAR; from the coding sequence ATGTTGCATCGCCTTTACGAATGGACGCTGGCCAAGGCCGCGCACCGCCATGCCGAATGGTGGCTCATCGTCGTTTCCTTCCTCGAATCGAGCATCTTCCCGATCCCGCCGCATCCGCTGCTCGGGCTGATGTGCCTCGCGCGCCCGGCCCGGGCGCTGCGCTACGGCATCATCTGCACGCTCGCCTCGGTGGCGGGCGGACTGCTCGGCTATGCGATCGGCTTCTTCCTGTTCGAGGCGCTGGGGCAGAGCCTGCTCGCGACGCTCGGCCTGACCGAGAGCTTCCCCAAGGCGGCCTGCTACCTGCGCGACTATGGCGCCGAGATCATCCTCGTGAAGGGCGCCACGCCCATCCCCTTCAAGCTCATCACCATCACGGCGGGCTTCATCGGCCTGCCGCTGTTCACCTTCCTGTGGGCCAGCGTCGCCTCGCGCGCCATGCAGTTCGTGCTGGTGGGCGCGCTGTTCTGGAAGTTCGGCGCGCCGATCAAGGTCTATCTGGAGCGCTATCTCGGCTGGATCACGGCGGCCTTCGCGGTGCTGCTGGTGGGCGGCGTGCTGCTCGCGGGCGTGCTCGGCGGCGGCAGCGGCGCCACGAACGACAAGTGCGGCAACGCCACCATGGAACAGATCATCGCCCGGTAA
- the ubiA gene encoding 4-hydroxybenzoate octaprenyltransferase, which yields MDAAQFVPDTQMRGLMRLLPAAARPYALLARFDRPIGWWLLFWPGAWAIALAGGLPDRWPMLLWFLLGSIAMRGAGCVYNDIVDRDLDAQVARTASRPIASGAVSLKAGWAWLLTLCFIGLIVLLQLRWQAQLVALASLALVAAYPFMKRITWWPQAWLGLVFTWAAPVGWVEMTGGMNAAGLLLYAGAFFWVIGYDTVYALQDREDDALVGIRSSALAMGRHVKAGVAACFALALALWGAALWLVAPVWLAPVALLPLAAQFLWQVGTLREDEADPLIKFRSNRFAGLLMFLACLVVGSA from the coding sequence ATGGACGCGGCGCAATTCGTACCGGATACGCAGATGCGCGGCCTGATGCGCCTGCTCCCCGCCGCCGCGCGCCCCTATGCGCTGCTCGCGCGGTTCGACCGGCCGATCGGCTGGTGGCTGCTCTTCTGGCCCGGCGCCTGGGCGATCGCGCTGGCGGGCGGCTTGCCGGATCGCTGGCCGATGCTGCTCTGGTTCCTGCTCGGCAGCATCGCCATGCGCGGGGCGGGCTGCGTCTACAACGACATCGTCGACCGCGACCTCGACGCGCAGGTGGCGCGCACCGCGAGCCGCCCGATCGCGAGCGGCGCCGTCTCGCTCAAGGCGGGCTGGGCCTGGCTGCTGACGCTCTGCTTCATCGGCCTCATCGTGCTGCTGCAATTGCGCTGGCAGGCGCAGCTGGTGGCGCTCGCCAGCCTCGCCCTCGTCGCGGCCTATCCCTTCATGAAGCGCATCACATGGTGGCCGCAGGCCTGGCTGGGGCTGGTGTTCACCTGGGCCGCGCCGGTGGGCTGGGTGGAAATGACCGGCGGCATGAATGCGGCGGGGCTGCTCCTCTATGCCGGCGCCTTCTTCTGGGTGATCGGCTACGACACGGTGTACGCGCTGCAGGACCGGGAGGACGACGCGCTGGTCGGCATCCGCTCCAGCGCGCTGGCCATGGGGCGGCATGTGAAGGCGGGCGTCGCCGCCTGCTTCGCGCTGGCCCTCGCGCTCTGGGGCGCGGCGCTCTGGCTGGTCGCGCCTGTGTGGCTCGCGCCGGTCGCGCTGCTGCCGCTCGCCGCGCAATTCCTCTGGCAGGTCGGCACGCTGCGCGAAGACGAGGCCGACCCGCTCATCAAGTTCCGCTCCAACCGGTTCGCGGGCCTGCTGATGTTCCTCGCCTGCCTCGTCGTCGGCAGCGCCTGA
- a CDS encoding DUF4440 domain-containing protein: MEDDRVWSHEKALWTGSAEQFAAALDESCLMVVPAPPYVLEGRDAIESIAATPRWAEVTLAHGCIVRPQDGLIVAAYEAYAKRPDATEMRAWCTSTWRRIAHDDWRLVQHQQMHAADGPLRSG, translated from the coding sequence ATGGAAGACGATCGCGTCTGGTCGCATGAGAAGGCGTTGTGGACCGGCAGTGCCGAGCAGTTCGCCGCGGCATTGGATGAATCCTGCCTCATGGTCGTGCCGGCGCCGCCTTATGTGCTGGAGGGCCGCGACGCCATCGAGAGCATTGCCGCCACGCCGCGCTGGGCGGAGGTCACGCTGGCCCATGGCTGCATCGTCCGCCCGCAGGACGGACTGATCGTCGCGGCCTATGAGGCTTATGCCAAGCGCCCCGACGCCACCGAGATGCGCGCCTGGTGCACCTCGACCTGGCGCCGCATTGCGCATGATGACTGGCGGCTGGTCCAGCACCAGCAGATGCATGCCGCCGATGGCCCGCTTCGCTCGGGCTGA
- a CDS encoding M14 family metallopeptidase yields MTNQTRPAPAPLLITSRFDSGNIVVERIEGTTATLSIRKDNESDFFQWFHFRAAAPAGTALTLRITGLHGSAYPDGWPGYDAVVSEDREQWLRAPATYDRGEDGGTLTIRHEMGADAAWFAYFAPYSLERHQDLLASAASCPGVTLRQLGLSLDGRPIDCLELGTGEKPVWLIARQHPGESMAEWWMEGAIDMLTDPGNAHARRLLAACRFHIVPNMNPDGSFRGHLRTNAAGINLNREWHAPAAERSPEVLCVRDRMDETGVAFCMDVHGDEAIPAVFLAGFEGIPTLRPERIALFRKYRDTLAARTPDFQTRLGYTESQPGKANLSMATTQIAERYGAVAMTLEMPFKDNDDLPDPRQGWSPERSMQLARDCLATLAEMVGDI; encoded by the coding sequence ATGACCAACCAGACCCGTCCCGCGCCCGCCCCTCTTCTCATCACCAGCCGGTTCGACAGCGGCAATATCGTCGTCGAGCGGATCGAGGGAACAACCGCCACGCTTTCCATCCGCAAGGATAATGAGAGCGATTTCTTCCAGTGGTTCCATTTCCGCGCCGCCGCCCCGGCCGGCACGGCGCTGACGCTGCGCATCACGGGCCTGCATGGCTCGGCTTATCCCGATGGCTGGCCGGGCTATGATGCCGTCGTCTCGGAGGATCGCGAACAGTGGCTGCGCGCGCCCGCGACTTATGATCGGGGGGAGGATGGCGGCACGCTCACCATCCGCCACGAGATGGGCGCCGATGCCGCCTGGTTCGCTTATTTCGCGCCTTATTCGCTGGAGCGCCACCAGGATCTTCTGGCGAGCGCCGCCTCCTGCCCCGGCGTCACGCTGCGCCAGCTCGGCCTCAGCCTGGATGGCCGGCCGATCGATTGCCTGGAGCTGGGCACGGGCGAGAAGCCCGTCTGGCTCATCGCGCGCCAGCATCCCGGCGAATCCATGGCCGAGTGGTGGATGGAAGGCGCGATCGACATGCTGACCGATCCGGGCAATGCCCATGCCCGTCGCCTGCTGGCCGCCTGCCGCTTCCACATCGTGCCGAACATGAACCCGGATGGTTCCTTCCGTGGTCATTTGCGAACCAATGCGGCCGGCATCAATCTCAATCGCGAGTGGCATGCGCCCGCCGCCGAGCGCTCGCCCGAAGTGCTCTGCGTGCGTGATCGCATGGACGAGACCGGCGTCGCCTTCTGCATGGACGTGCATGGCGACGAAGCCATCCCCGCCGTGTTCCTTGCGGGGTTCGAGGGTATTCCCACCCTGCGGCCGGAGCGCATCGCGCTGTTCCGCAAATATCGCGATACGCTCGCTGCCCGCACGCCGGATTTCCAGACGCGCCTCGGCTACACCGAATCGCAGCCGGGCAAGGCCAATCTCTCCATGGCCACCACCCAGATCGCGGAGCGCTACGGCGCCGTCGCCATGACGCTGGAAATGCCCTTTAAGGACAATGATGACCTGCCCGATCCCCGGCAGGGCTGGAGCCCCGAGCGCTCCATGCAACTCGCCCGCGATTGCCTCGCCACGCTCGCGGAAATGGTCGGGGACATCTGA
- the map gene encoding type I methionyl aminopeptidase: MVKTPDELALMRISGRLLASVFEMLDGQALAGMSTLAVNDLVDRFITADLAARPASKGQYGFAYVLNCSINDVVCHGVPDAGQIIRDGDIINLDITLEKNGFIADSSKTYIVGDAPPAARRLVRVAREAMWKGIRQVRPGAHLGDIGFAIERHARRHGYSVVRDYCGHGIGREMHEEPQVLNFGKPGTGMTLREGMVFTIEPMLNQGSRKVTTQDDGWTVVTQDGKLSAQFEHTVAVTGRGVEVLTLRREEAAMMA; this comes from the coding sequence ATGGTGAAGACCCCGGACGAGCTGGCGCTGATGCGCATCTCCGGCCGGTTGCTCGCATCGGTGTTCGAGATGCTGGACGGTCAGGCGCTGGCGGGCATGTCCACGCTCGCGGTCAACGATCTGGTCGACCGGTTCATCACGGCGGACCTCGCGGCGCGGCCGGCGAGCAAGGGGCAATATGGCTTTGCCTATGTGCTCAACTGCTCGATCAACGATGTCGTGTGCCATGGCGTGCCCGATGCGGGGCAGATCATCCGCGACGGCGACATCATCAATCTCGACATCACGCTGGAGAAGAACGGGTTCATCGCCGATTCCAGCAAGACCTACATCGTGGGCGATGCGCCGCCGGCCGCGCGTCGGCTGGTGCGCGTGGCGCGCGAGGCGATGTGGAAAGGCATAAGGCAAGTGCGGCCCGGCGCGCATCTGGGCGACATCGGCTTCGCGATCGAGCGGCACGCCAGGCGGCACGGCTATTCCGTGGTGCGCGATTATTGCGGGCACGGCATCGGCCGCGAGATGCACGAGGAGCCGCAGGTGCTCAACTTCGGCAAGCCCGGCACGGGGATGACGCTGCGCGAGGGCATGGTCTTCACCATCGAGCCGATGCTCAACCAGGGCAGCCGCAAAGTGACGACGCAGGACGACGGCTGGACGGTGGTGACGCAGGACGGCAAGCTCTCCGCGCAATTCGAGCATACCGTCGCGGTGACGGGGCGCGGCGTGGAGGTGCTGACGCTGCGCCGCGAGGAGGCGGCGATGATGGCGTGA
- a CDS encoding ParD-like family protein, with the protein MGIVKIGDDLHEEVRRASGVMCRSINAQAEFWMKIGMLAEANPALSYVEIIRMQVAAAHGQAAGPEAVAA; encoded by the coding sequence ATGGGTATCGTCAAGATCGGGGATGATCTGCATGAGGAAGTGCGGCGGGCGAGTGGGGTGATGTGCCGCTCCATCAATGCGCAGGCGGAGTTCTGGATGAAGATCGGCATGCTGGCCGAGGCGAACCCGGCGCTCTCCTATGTGGAAATCATCAGGATGCAGGTGGCGGCGGCGCATGGGCAAGCTGCGGGGCCCGAGGCCGTGGCGGCCTGA